A single region of the Raphanus sativus cultivar WK10039 chromosome 1, ASM80110v3, whole genome shotgun sequence genome encodes:
- the LOC108842415 gene encoding LOW QUALITY PROTEIN: equilibrative nucleotide transporter 8 (The sequence of the model RefSeq protein was modified relative to this genomic sequence to represent the inferred CDS: inserted 1 base in 1 codon; deleted 5 bases in 3 codons; substituted 2 bases at 2 genomic stop codons) — translation MVDEKVIVNEVETRDSYRAVYVIHFLLGAGSLIPWNALITAVDYFGYLYPTSMYYHYSPKDRQITTKASFPQIPQGLRTSAHCYFIVSSTILLFCVLCCNVLYKLPVRQQHLKFQQLLCSNLTIWMAGRKIKWPPASGILIIYTVTXSIFHRFIAENFEVQQLLRSWYPIFLITVYNISDLVGKSLIAFYLLQSIKSATWACVVRFLFYPLFSVRLRRRYXLISXVPVVVLTFMLGLTCLTK, via the exons ATGGTGGATGAGAAAGTGATAGTTAATGAAGTCGAGACAAGAGACTCTTATAGAGCTGTGTACGTGATCCACTTCTTGTTGGGTGCTGGTAGTTTAATACCATGGAACGCTTTGATCACAGCCGTTGATTACTTTGGCTACTTGTATCCGACAAGCAT GTATTATCACTACAGTCCTAAGGACAGACAGATTACAACTAAAGCTTCGTTTCCACAGATTCCGCAGGGGCTGCGAACCAGTGCCCATTGTTATTTCATAGTGAGCTCGACCATCCTACTCTTCTGCGTCCTTTGTTGTAACGTGCTATACAAGTTACCAGTGAGGCAACAACACCTTAAGTTTCAACAACTTTTGTGTTCGAATCTAACAATATGGATGGCTGGGAGGAAGATCAAGTGGCCA CCAGCCTCGGGTATCCTAATAATATATACTGTTACTTAATCGATATTTCACAGGTTTATAGCTGAGAATTTTGAAGTT CAACAACTCCTTCGGAGTTGGTATCCTATTTTTCTCATCACAGTGTACAACATCTCGGATTTGGTTGGCAAGTCACTCATTGCATTCTATCTATTGCAGAGTATAAAATCTGCTACC TGGGCTTGTGTTGTTAGGTTTCTCTTTTATCCTCTCTTTTCTGTGCGTTTACGTAGACGGTATTGACTTATAT TGGTGCCCGTGGTTGTTCTGACCTTCATGCTAGGCCTCACATGTTTAACTAAATGA
- the LOC108808669 gene encoding probable beta-D-xylosidase 2 translates to MVLHKMAFLAAVIFFFLSSSIHVYSRETFACDTKDAATTTLRFCQQSVPIPERVKDLIGRLTLAEKVGLLGNTAAAIPRLGIKGYEWWSEALHGVSNVGPGTKFAGPFPAATSFPQVITTAASFNASLWESIGRVVSNEARAMYNGGVGGLTYWSPNVNILRDPRWGRGQETPGEDPVLAGKYAASYVRGLQGNDRSRLKVAACCKHFTAYDLDNWNGVDRFHFNAKVSKQDIEDTFDVPFRMCVKEGNVASIMCSYNQVNGVPTCADPNLLKKTIRNQWGLNGYIVSDCDSVGVLYDTQHYTGTPEEAAAKSIKAGLDLDCGPFLGAHTIDAVNKNLLRESDIDNAVVNTLTVQMRLGMFDGDTATQPYGHLGSAHVCTPVHKGLALEAAHQGIVLLKNLGPSLPLSRQRHRTVAVIGPNADATVTMIGNYAGIACGYTSPVQGIAGYARTVHNKGCADVHCMDDRLFDRAAEAARKADATVLVMGLDQSIEAEFKDRNSLLLPGKQQELISRVARASKGPVVLVLMSGGPIDVSFAEKDPKISAIVWAGYPGQEGGTAIADILFGAANPGGKLPMTWYPQDYLTNLPMTEMSMRAIRSKRIPGRTYRFYDGPVVYPFGHGLSYTRFTHSIADAPKVIPIAVRGRNTTVSGKSVRVTHARCNRLSLGVHVDIKNVGSRDGTHTMLVFSAPPSGEWAPRKQLVAFTRVHVAAGENKRVQVNIHVCKYLSVVDRAGIRRIPIGDHGIHIGDESHTVSLQASTLGVIKS, encoded by the exons ATGGTTCTCCACAAAATGGCGTTCTTGGCCGCtgttatcttcttctttctaaGCAGCAGCATTCACGTTTACAGCCGCGAAACGTTTGCTTGCGATACAAAGGACGCAGCAACAACGACGCTGAGATTCTGTCAGCAGTCAGTTCCAATACCGGAGAGAGTAAAGGATTTAATAGGACGGCTGACGTTGGCCGAGAAAGTAGGCTTGTTAGGAAACACTGCGGCGGCGATACCACGTCTAGGAATCAAAGGGTACGAGTGGTGGTCGGAGGCTTTACACGGCGTTTCAAATGTGGGTCCCGGTACTAAGTTCGCTGGGCCCTTCCCTGCAGCTACCAGTTTCCCTCAAGTCATTACCACTGCTGCTTCCTTCAATGCCTCCTTGTGGGAATCCATCGGACGG GTTGTGTCAAATGAGGCCAGGGCCATGTATAACGGTGGAGTTGGTGGGCTTACTTACTGGAGCCCAAACGTTAACATATTGCGGGACCCGCGATGGGGACGTGGACAGGAAACTCCCGGTGAAGACCCTGTCCTAGCTGGTAAATACGCCGCCAGCTACGTAAGAGGTTTACAGGGAAACGACCGTAGCCGGTTGAAAGTCGCCGCCTGTTGCAAACATTTCACGGCGTACGATCTCGACAACTGGAATGGGGTCGACAGATTCCACTTCAACGCTAAG GTGAGCAAGCAAGACATAGAAGACACGTTCGATGTTCCTTTCCGTATGTGTGTGAAGGAAGGAAACGTGGCGAGCATCATGTGTTCGTACAATCAAGTTAACGGCGTTCCGACATGTGCCGATCCTAACCTCCTAAAGAAAACAATACGTAACCAATGGGGTCTGAACGG GTACATTGTCTCCGATTGTGACTCTGTTGGTGTTCTATACGACACACAACATTACACCGGTACTCCTGAAGAAGCAGCCGCTAAATCCATCAAAGCTG GCTTGGATTTGGATTGTGGACCGTTTCTAGGAGCTCATACCATCGATGCTGTGAACAAAAACCTGTTGCGTGAGTCAGACATCGACAATGCCGTAGTCAACACGCTAACAGTACAAATGAGGCTAGGAATGTTCGACGGCGACACAGCGACTCAGCCTTATGGACATCTTGGATCAGCACACGTGTGTACACCTGTTCACAAGGGACTAGCTCTCGAAGCAGCTCATCAAGGAATTGTCCTCCTCAAGAACCTCGGCCCGTCTCTACCTCTCTCTCGTCAACGCCACCGTACGGTAGCCGTTATCGGACCAAATGCGGACGCAACAGTCACAATGATTGGTAACTACGCAGGTATTGCTTGTGGATATACCAGTCCGGTTCAGGGTATAGCCGGTTATGCACGAACGGTTCACAACAAGGGTTGTGCGGACGTACACTGCATGGACGATAGATTGTTCGATAGGGCGGCTGAGGCGGCTCGTAAAGCTGATGCGACGGTTCTTGTGATGGGTTTGGACCAGTCTATTGAAGCTGAGTTCAAAGACAGAAACAGTTTGCTTTTGCCTGGGAAACAACAAGAGCTTATCTCTAGAGTTGCTCGGGCCTCTAAAGGCCcagttgttttagttttaatgtctGGTGGGCCTATTGATGTATCTTTCGCAGAGAAGGATCCGAAGATCTCAGCAATTGTTTGGGCCGGGTATCCGGGTCAGGAAGGCGGAACTGCAATAGCTGATATATTATTTGGCGCTGCTAACCCCGGAGGGAAGCTTCCGATGACGTGGTACCCTCAAGACTACCTAACCAACTTACCTATGACGGAAATGTCGATGAGAGCAATCCGGTCGAAGCGTATACCGGGCCGTACCTACCGTTTTTACGACGGTCCGGTTGTTTACCCGTTCGGTCATGGTTTGAGTTACACTCGCTTCACGCACAGCATAGCCGACGCGCCTAAGGTGATTCCAATAGCTGTACGTGGTAGAAACACCACCGTATCAGGGAAGTCCGTACGTGTGACGCACGCTAGGTGTAACCGTCTCTCTCTAGGAGTCCACGTTGATATAAAGAACGTTGGGTCGAGAGATGGGACTCATACGATGCTTGTGTTCTCGGCTCCGCCAAGTGGAGAATGGGCCCCGAGAAAACAGCTGGTTGCTTTCACGAGAGTACACGTGGCGGCAGGGGAGAACAAGCGTGTGCAGGTGAATATACACGTGTGTAAGTATTTAAGTGTAGTGGACCGGGCGGGTATCCGAAGGATACCGATCGGTGATCATGGGATTCATATTGGAGATGAGAGTCATACCGTCTCGCTTCAAGCCTCAACTCTTGGAGTCATCAAGTCTTGA
- the LOC108851655 gene encoding transcription initiation factor TFIID subunit 13 has product MSNTPATPASSSKSKATGNSQPPEKRKPLFQKELQHMMYGFGDEPNPLPETVALVEDIVVEYVTDLTHKAQEIGTKRGRLLVDDFLYLIRKDLPKLNRCRELLAMQEELKQARKAFDVDEEKITSLD; this is encoded by the exons ATGAGTAACACACCAGCAACGCCGGCGTCTTCGTCGAAATCTAAAGCTACAGGCAATTCGCAACCGCCGGAAAAACGCAAACCCTTATTTCAAAAAGaat TGCAGCATATGATGTATGGGTTCGGTGATGAGCCAAAC CCGCTTCCAGAGACTGTGGCGCTTGTAGAAGACATTGTTGTGGAATACGTCACTGATTTG ACACATAAGGCTCAAGAGATAGGCACAAAGCGAGGAAGGCTACTAGTTGATGACTTCTTGTATCTAATCCGCAAG GATTTGCCAAAACTTAACCGTTGTAGGGAACTCTTGGCAATGCAAGAAGAGCTGAAACAAGCCCGTAAAGCTTTTGATGTTGACGAAGAGAAGATCACTTCTCTCGATTGA
- the LOC108851645 gene encoding uncharacterized protein LOC108851645, whose protein sequence is MGESKKKSISIATKRAWNLVRMALLWGRKGGIFKKWHMFELRNLVSKHLKALAHHHSNSVDTGRYLSRYGEKQLSFDETPVFNVKMHRPASMRFLLPCIAPPVDFDYDFELDRRDNDDTEDVRSYGYYDDSRNEKCDGAADKYYQNEEEDEEGVDVRADEFIANFYQQMKLQRQISYLQYKEHSDTV, encoded by the coding sequence atgGGGGAATCAAAGAAGAAAAGCATATCAATCGCAACAAAAAGAGCATGGAATCTTGTGAGAATGGCTCTTCTATGGGGAAGAAAAGGTGGCATCTTCAAGAAATGGCACATGTTCGAGCTCCGTAACTTGGTCTCCAAGCATCTCAAAGCCCTAGCTCATCATCATTCTAACAGCGTTGACACCGGCCGTTATCTCTCACGTTACGGCGAGAAACAGCTCTCTTTCGACGAGACACCGGTCTTTAACGTGAAGATGCACCGTCCTGCATCGATGAGGTTCCTCTTGCCTTGCATTGCTCCTCCCGTTGACTTTGATTACGACTTTGAATTGGACCGTCGAGATAATGATGATACCGAGGATGTTAGATCCTACGGCTATTACGATGATTCTCGCAATGAGAAATGTGATGGTGCGGCTGATAAGTATTATCaaaatgaggaagaagatgaggaagGGGTTGATGTAAGAGCAGATGAGTTTATTGCTAACTTCTATCAACAGATGAAGTTGCAGAGGCAAATCTCTTACTTGCAATACAAAGAACACAGTGACACTGTATGA
- the LOC108805276 gene encoding putative F-box/kelch-repeat protein At4g39756, producing the protein MKMARSGASACLIKEDGNKKINVFGGVAADDSSNWVEVFDLETATWELLSVSTPKNNMPLKIQQSMVMEDRKRVYTVDEDGEIFIFSTSECAFWTGGEKESDPENKNDWRLFGQVFLCRGIGGRILWRGLSESDWKEVKGLEEELRGVDIIKICPFSPQRIAIFWLRGPAYQTLQLWFAEISLEMTKRQEVWGFWGNIESSGPVLSDSSYTGLNLLFADSLYL; encoded by the coding sequence ATGAAGATGGCTCGAAGCGGAGCGTCTGCATGCTTGATAAAGGAGGACGGGAATAAGAAGATAAATGTGTTTGGAGGGGTCGCTGCTGATGATTCCTCAAACTGGGTAGAGGTATTTGATCTGGAAACCGCAACTTGGGAGTTGTTGTCTGTGTCTACCCCCAAGAATAATATGCCTCTCAAAATCCAACAAAGTATGGTGATGGAGGACAGGAAGCGTGTCTACACGGTCGACGAGGATGGCGAAATCTTTATTTTCTCAACTAGTGAATGTGCGTTTTGGACAGGCGGAGAAAAAGAATCTGACCCGGAAAATAAAAACGATTGGCGTTTGTTTGGTCAGGTATTTTTATGCCGTGGTATCGGCGGGAGAATACTGTGGCGTGGTCTATCTGAGTCGGATTGGAAGGAAGTCAAGGGTTTAGAAGAAGAACTCCGTGGTGTTGATATCATCAAAATCTGCCCCTTCTCTCCTCAGAGGATAGCCATCTTCTGGCTCCGTGGTCCTGCTTATCAGACTTTGCAGCTTTGGTTTGCCGAGATTTCCCTCGAGATGACAAAACGCCAGGAGGTATGGGGTTTTTGGGGGAACATTGAATCTTCTGGTCCTGTCCTCTCTGACTCATCATATACTGGCCTTAACTTGTTATTTGCTGATTCTCTCTATctctga
- the LOC108842423 gene encoding histone chaperone RTT106, protein METKPEKDDQLEIEQINKSPTMKTKKISRGMHVFSVVMFMLRRRRRRKAFNTRFWRRVVESVRKVHSEIKIMPTSNSTNTILLPPVPETNQDGGDNAVDNVVDDDVVDGESGDRLTEAIEVFTAASSSSSSGISGYASAMSLRDLDHHYDDDEDDDDDDVDCYSDVEEGDEMIDEKAEEFIERFYEQMKMQNQVYTERCKAKGIIIN, encoded by the coding sequence ATGGAAACAAAACCTGAGAAAGATGACCAATTAGAGATAGAGCAAATAAACAAGAGTCCGACCATGAAGACGAAAAAGATATCACGTGGGATGCACGTGTTCTCCGTCGTCATGTTCATGCTACGTCGTCGCCGGAGGAGAAAGGCTTTCAACACCAGGTTTTGGCGGCGTGTGGTTGAGTCCGTACGTAAAGTCCATTCCGAAATTAAGATAATGCCTACGTCTAACTCTACTAACACAATCCTCCTTCCTCCTGTCCCGGAAACTAACCAAGACGGTGGCGATAATGCTGTTGATaatgttgttgatgatgatgttgttgatggtGAATCCGGGGATCGTTTAACGGAGGCTATTGAGGTTTTCACGGCggcatcttcatcatcatcctcgGGAATCTCGGGATATGCATCTGCCATGTCTCTACGTGATTTGGATCATCACTATGATGacgatgaggatgatgatgatgatgatgttgattgTTATAGCGATGTTGAAGAAGGAGATGAAATGATAGATGAGAAAGCTGAGGAATTCATCGAGAGATTTTATGAGCAAATGAAAATGCAAAATCAGGTTTACACTGAACGTTGCAAAGCCAAAGGGATAATAATTAACTGA
- the LOC108805255 gene encoding importin subunit alpha-6, with product MSLKPSARTEVRRNMYKVSVDADVGRRRREGDMVEIRKNKREENLQKKRREGLTASMAQQDLYSYKRLENITQLVAGVTSEDRSLQLEATIGIRKLLSVDYNPPINEVIKYGVVPRLVQFLSSDIDDFPQLQFEAAWALTNIASGTSENTKVIIDSGAIPSFIRLLASPCDDVREQAAWALGNVAGDSPKFRDLVLRSDAMMPLLAQFNEHTQLSMLRNATWTLSNFCRGKPHPALEQTQPALPVLERLLHSTDDEVLTDACWTLSYLSEGNNDRIQTVINAGVIPTLVPLLSHHVPSVLIPALRTIGNIVTGDDIQTQEVLNYHALPRLLPILTSTYKRSIKKEACWAISNITGGTTSQIQQVIEAGIIQPLIYMLHNADFEIKKEAVWAISNATSGGNHDQIKFLADQGCIKPLCDLLTCPDPRIVTVILEGLENILKVGEEELNQGNTGGYNIYAQMIDDAEGLEKIENLQSHDNNEIYEKAVKILSMYWTEEDDDSEHDDPEDNGFKFGNQSGNAPKGGFYIG from the exons ATGTCTCTTAAACCTAGCGCGAGGACAGAGGTTCGAAGGAATATGTACAAGGTATCTGTTGATGCCGATGTAGGTCGAAGGAGGAGGGAGGGTGACATGGTGGAGATccggaagaacaagagagaagagaactTGCAGAAGAAGCGACGTGAAGGCCTGACTGCTTCCATGGCGCAGCAGGATCTCTACTCCTATAAGAGA TTGGAAAATATAACACAGTTGGTTGCTGGAGTTACTTCAGAGGATAGAAGTTTGCAACTGGAGGCAACTATTGGCATCCGAAAATTACTCTCAGTTG ACTATAATCCACCCATCAATGAAGTTATTAAATATGGTGTTGTTCCTCGCCTTGTCCAGTTTCTTTCCAGTGATATCGATGACTTTCCCCAACTTCAG TTTGAGGCAGCTTGGGCGCTCACTAATATTGCTTCAGGGACATCTGAAAACACTAAGGTCATTATTGATAGTGGTGCTATCCCCTCTTTCATCAGACTTCTCGCTTCTCCATGCGACGATGTCCGTGAACAG GCTGCCTGGGCACTGGGTAACGTCGCTGGTGACTCACCAAAATTCCGTGATCTCGTTCTAAGGAGCGATGCCATGATGCCTCTTTTGGCTCAGTTCAACGAGCACACACAGCTCTCCATGCTGAGAAATGCTACATGGACCTTGTCAAACTTCTGCAGAGGGAAGCCTCACCCTGCACTTGAGCAG ACACAACCAGCTTTACCAGTTCTTGAGCGCCTTTTGCATTCAACCGACGACGAAGTTCTCACAGATGCATGCTGgactctctcttatctctcagAAGGTAACAACGACAGAATACAAACTGTTATCAATGCCGGTGTCATCCCTACCCTCGTTCCACTCCTATC TCATCATGTGCCATCAGTTCTGATTCCAGCCCTCCGTACAATTGGTAATATTGTAACCGGAGATGATATTCAGACTCAG GAGGTTCTTAACTATCATGCGCTTCCTCGTCTCTTGCCCATTTTGACAAGTACATACAAGAGGAGTATCAAGAAGGAAGCTTGTTGGGCTATCTCTAACATTACAGGTGGAACCACTAGTCAGATACAa CAAGTGATTGAAGCCGGCATTATTCAGCCTCTGATTTACATGCTTCACAACGCGGATTTCGAAATTAAAAAAGAAGCTGTTTGGGCTATCAGTAACGCAACTTCTGGTGGCAATCATGACCAAATCAA GTTTCTTGCGGACCAAGGATGCATCAAACCGCTCTGTGATCTCCTCACATGTCCTGATCCAAGGATCGTCACAGTGATCTTGGAAGGTCTAGAGAACATTCTTAAAGTAGGTGAAGAGGAGTTGAATCAAGGCAACACCGGGGGCTATAACATATACGCGCAGATGATTGATGACGCTGAAGGTTTGGAGAAGATTGAGAATCTTCAGAGTCACGACAATAATGAAATTTACGAGAAAGCTGTCAAAATCCTCTCTATGTATTGGACCGAAGAAGACGACGACAGTGAACATGACGATCCTGAGGACAACGGTTTCAAATTCGGAAACCAAAGTGGCAATGCTCCTAAAGGTGGATTCTACATTGGTTGA